One part of the Ranitomeya imitator isolate aRanImi1 chromosome 10, aRanImi1.pri, whole genome shotgun sequence genome encodes these proteins:
- the VPS26B gene encoding vacuolar protein sorting-associated protein 26B, with translation MSFFGFGPAAELDITLTDAESRRRVEHKTEDGKKEKYFLFYDGETVSGRVTVTLRSPGKRLEHQGLKIEFIGQIELYYDRGNHHEFVSLVKDLARPGELSQSQSFDFEFTHVEKPYESYTGQNVKLRYFLRATLSRRLNDVGKELDIVVHTLSTYPEMNSSIKMEVGIEDCLHIEFEYNKSKYHLKDVIVGKIYFLLVRIKIKHMEIDIIKRETTGTGPNVYHENDTIAKYEIMDGAPVRGESIPIRLFLAGYELTPTMRDINKKFSVRYYLNLVLIDEEERRYFKQQEVVLWRKGDIVRKSMSHQAAIASQRFEGTHPDNRPQLSGAAAGDQENE, from the exons ATGAGCTTCTTCGGCTTCGGGCCGGCAGCGGAGCTGGACATCACGCTGACGGATGCAGAGAGCCGCCGGCGGGTGGAGCACAAGACGGAGGACGGCAAGAAGGAGAAATATTTCCTCTTCTACGACGGAGAGACGGTGTCCGGCCGCGTCACCGTCACCCTGCGGAGCCCGGGCAAGAGGCTGGAGCACCAGGGGCTGAAGATCGAGTTCATCGGGCAGATCG AGTTGTACTACGACCGGGGAAACCACCATGAGTTCGTGTCGCTGGTGAAGGATTTGGCGCGGCCCGGGGAGCTCTCACAATCACAGAGTTTTGACTTTGAGTTCACGCATGTGGAGAAGCCGTACGAGTCGTACACGGGGCAGAACGTGAAGCTACG GTACTTCCTGCGCGCCACCCTCAGCCGCCGGCTCAATGACGTGGGGAAAGAGCTGGATATCGTGGTCCACACGCTGAGCACGTACCCCGAGATGAACTCTTCCATCAAGATGGAGGTGGGGATCGAAGATTGTCTGCACATCGAGTTTGAGTACAACAAGTCCAA ATATCACCTGAAAGACGTCATCGTGGGGAAAATCTACTTCCTTTTGGTGCGAATCAAGATCAAACACATGGAGATCGATATCATCAAGCGGGAGACCACGGGCACCGGCCCAAACGTCTACCACGAAAACGACACCATCGCCAAGTACGAGATCATGGACGGAGCGCCGGTGCGAG GTGAATCCATCCCCATCCGGCTGTTCCTCGCGGGATACGAGCTGACCCCAACGATGAGGGACATCAACAAGAAGTTCAGCGTGCGCTATTACCTCAACTTAGTGCTGATCGACGAGGAGGAGAGGCGCTACTTCAAACAGCAG gaggtGGTGTTATGGCGTAAAGGAGACATCGTGCGGAAGAGCATGTCTCACCAGGCCGCCATCGCCTCGCAGAGATTCGAGGGAACGCACCCCGACAACCGGCCTCAGCTGAGCGGGGCGGCTGCAGGAGACCAAGAGAACGAGTGA
- the THYN1 gene encoding thymocyte nuclear protein 1, translated as MRRNKRKRAASPAADGKDDCDPGGNLGAKKAGRTQKKVAGPSTSADSRKADYHCWLMKSEPESRMEKSMDMKFGIEDLKSQPNQTASWDGVRNYQARNFMRAMKIGQEAFFYHSNCKEPGIAGIVKVVKEAHPDHTQFDSKNPHYDAASNKDNPKWCMVDVQFVRMLRRYISLAELKTLHQKHKTDGGPLRAVALFTRARLSVQPLTQEEFDFILSLEEKTP; from the exons ATGCGTCGGAATAAGAGGAAGCGCGCGGCATCTCCGGCTGCAG ATGGAAAAGATGATTGTGACCCAGGGGGCAACTTGGGGGCAAAGAAAGCTGGGAGGACTCAAAAGAAAGTGGCCGGGCCGTCCACCTCTGCTGACAGTCGGAAGGCAGATTATCACTGCTGGCTGATGAAGTCTGAGCCTGAGAGCAGAATGGAGAAAAGCATGGACATGAAG tttGGTATAGAAGATTTGAAGTCGCAGCCGAACCAGACGGCGAGCTGGGACGGAGTCCGGAACTACCAG GCGAGAAACTTCATGAGGGCGATGAAGATCGGGCAGGAGGCGTTCTTCTATCACAGCAACTGCAAGGAGCCCGGCATCGCGGGAATTGTCAAG GTTGTGAAGGAAGCCCACCCGGACCACACACAGTTTGATTCAAAGAATCCACATTATGATGCTGCCAGCAATAAAGACAACCCGAAATGGTGCATG GTGGATGTGCAGTTTGTCCGAATGCTGAGACGTTACATTTCTCTGGCGGAACTGAAGACCCTGCACCAAAAGCACAAGACGGACGGCGGCCCCCTCCGAGCCGTGGCGCTCTTCACCCGAGCGAGGCTGTCTGTGCAGCCGCTAACACAAG AGGAGTTTGACTTTATATTGAGCCTGGAAGAGAAGACCCCGTAG